Proteins encoded together in one Bacteroides ovatus window:
- a CDS encoding sugar O-acetyltransferase, producing the protein MTEVEKMRSSQLADMSAPELQVRFEHAKKLLARMRGMSTYDEGYRELLDKLVPGIPETSIICPPFHCDHGDGIKLGEHVFVNANCTFLDGGYITIGTHTLVGPCVQIYTPHHPMDYQERRGSKEYAYPVTIGEDCWIGGGAIICPGVTIGNRCVIGAGSVVTKDIPDDSVAVGNPARVIRK; encoded by the coding sequence ATGACGGAAGTTGAGAAGATGCGTAGTAGCCAGTTGGCTGATATGTCTGCACCGGAGTTGCAGGTACGTTTTGAACATGCCAAAAAACTATTGGCACGTATGCGGGGAATGAGTACGTACGATGAGGGTTATAGAGAATTATTGGATAAGTTGGTACCGGGGATTCCTGAAACTTCCATTATATGCCCGCCTTTCCATTGCGATCACGGAGACGGAATCAAGTTGGGTGAACATGTGTTTGTTAATGCCAATTGCACTTTCCTGGATGGAGGATATATCACAATTGGTACTCATACACTGGTCGGTCCTTGTGTGCAGATTTATACGCCTCATCATCCGATGGATTATCAGGAAAGAAGAGGCTCTAAGGAATATGCTTATCCGGTGACGATTGGCGAAGACTGCTGGATTGGTGGCGGCGCTATTATCTGTCCCGGTGTGACGATTGGTAATCGTTGTGTGATAGGAGCGGGGAGTGTTGTGACGAAAGATATTCCCGACGACAGTGTTGCAGTCGGGAATCCGGCACGGGTGATTCGTAAATAA
- the purB gene encoding adenylosuccinate lyase — MELDVLTAISPIDGRYRGKTKALAAYFSEFALIKYRVQVEVEYFITLCELPLPQLKGIDSNVYETLRNIYRNFSEADAQRIKDIESVTNHDVKAVEYFLKEEFDKMGGMDDYKEFIHFGLTSQDINNTSVPLSIKEALDQVYYPLIEELIAQLKTYATEWANIPMLAKTHGQPASPTRLGKEVMVFVYRLERQLAMLKACPLTAKFGGATGNYNAHHVAYPQYDWKQFGNRFVAEKLGLEREEYTTQISNYDNLSAVFDSMKRINTIMVDMNRDFWQYISMEYFKQKIKAGEVGSSAMPHKVNPIDFENAEGNLGIATSILEHLAVKLPVSRLQRDLTDSTVLRNVGVPFGHIVIAIQSSLKGLRKLLLNEPAIYRDLDNCWSVVAEAIQTILRREAYPHPYEALKALTRTNQAITESSIKEFIEELNVSEDIKKELRAITPHTYTGL, encoded by the coding sequence ATGGAACTTGATGTATTAACGGCCATATCTCCGATTGATGGTCGATATAGAGGCAAAACTAAAGCTTTGGCAGCTTATTTCTCTGAATTTGCACTGATTAAATACCGTGTACAGGTAGAGGTGGAATACTTTATCACCTTGTGCGAACTCCCTTTGCCGCAATTAAAAGGAATCGATAGCAATGTGTACGAAACTTTACGGAATATCTACCGTAACTTCTCTGAAGCAGACGCACAGCGCATTAAAGATATCGAAAGTGTAACTAACCACGACGTGAAAGCTGTAGAATACTTCCTGAAAGAAGAATTTGACAAGATGGGCGGAATGGATGACTACAAAGAGTTTATCCACTTCGGATTGACTTCTCAGGATATTAACAATACGTCTGTTCCTCTTTCTATCAAAGAAGCATTGGATCAGGTTTATTACCCGTTGATTGAAGAGCTGATTGCACAGTTGAAAACCTATGCGACAGAATGGGCTAACATTCCGATGCTTGCCAAAACTCACGGTCAGCCGGCTTCTCCTACCCGTCTGGGTAAAGAAGTGATGGTATTTGTTTACCGTCTCGAACGTCAGTTGGCTATGTTGAAAGCATGCCCGCTTACCGCTAAGTTTGGCGGTGCTACCGGAAACTACAATGCGCATCACGTGGCTTATCCTCAATATGACTGGAAACAATTCGGCAATCGGTTTGTTGCAGAAAAACTGGGACTGGAACGCGAAGAATATACAACGCAGATTTCGAACTATGATAACCTCTCTGCTGTTTTTGATAGTATGAAGCGTATCAATACGATTATGGTCGATATGAATCGTGACTTCTGGCAGTACATCTCTATGGAGTACTTCAAGCAGAAGATCAAAGCCGGAGAAGTGGGTTCGAGTGCCATGCCGCATAAAGTGAATCCGATTGACTTTGAAAATGCGGAAGGTAACCTGGGTATAGCAACGTCTATCCTGGAACATTTGGCTGTGAAACTTCCTGTTTCCCGTTTGCAGCGCGACTTGACAGACTCGACAGTGCTGCGTAATGTAGGTGTGCCTTTCGGTCATATCGTGATTGCTATCCAGAGTTCTTTGAAAGGATTGCGCAAACTGTTATTGAACGAACCGGCTATTTATCGTGATTTGGATAATTGTTGGAGTGTAGTGGCAGAAGCTATTCAGACCATCCTGCGCCGTGAGGCTTATCCGCATCCGTATGAAGCTTTGAAAGCGTTAACCCGCACCAACCAAGCTATTACAGAAAGTTCTATTAAAGAGTTTATCGAAGAATTGAATGTAAGCGAAGATATTAAAAAAGAGTTAAGAGCAATCACTCCCCATACATATACGGGGCTTTAA
- a CDS encoding pseudouridine synthase, protein MSTENEEWRENSFNEENTGAGRDGNRSYNREGGERPYRPSYNREGGDRPYRPRFNANNEGGERPQRSYGDRSYGDRPQRPSYNREGGDRPYRPRFNNNNEGGERPQRPYNREGGSYDRPQRPSYNREGGSYDRPQRPRFNSGEGGERPSYGDRPQRPSYNREGGDRPYRPRFNNGEGGDRPQRPSYNREGGDRPYRPRFNNGEGGGYRSNNGGGGYRPRYNNDRQGGYRPRPRTGDYDPNAKYSVKKQIEYKEQFVDPNEPIRLNKFLANAGVCSRREADEFITAGVVSVNGEVVTELGTKIKRSDVVKFHDEPVSIERKVYVLLNKPKDTVTTSDDPQERRTVMDLVKGACNERIYPVGRLDRNTTGVLLLTNDGDLASKLTHPKFLKKKIYHVHLDKNLTKADMEQIAAGIQLEDGEIHADAISYTDDFKKDQVGIEIHSGKNRIVRRIFESLGYKVVKLDRVFFAGLTKKGLRRGDWRYLSEAEVNYLRMGSFE, encoded by the coding sequence ATGAGCACAGAAAACGAAGAATGGCGCGAAAATTCTTTCAATGAAGAGAATACAGGTGCCGGCCGTGATGGTAACAGGTCTTACAACAGAGAAGGTGGAGAACGTCCGTATCGCCCTTCTTACAACCGTGAAGGCGGGGATCGTCCGTATCGCCCGCGATTTAATGCCAACAATGAAGGAGGCGAACGCCCGCAGCGTTCGTACGGTGACCGCTCTTATGGCGACCGTCCCCAACGTCCTTCTTACAATCGTGAAGGTGGAGATCGTCCGTATCGTCCTCGCTTCAATAACAATAATGAAGGAGGTGAACGTCCTCAACGTCCTTACAACCGCGAAGGTGGTTCTTATGATCGTCCTCAACGTCCTTCTTACAATCGTGAAGGTGGTTCTTATGACCGTCCTCAACGTCCCCGTTTCAATAGCGGCGAAGGTGGTGAGCGTCCGTCTTATGGCGACCGTCCTCAACGTCCTTCCTACAACCGTGAAGGTGGCGACCGTCCTTACCGTCCCCGCTTTAATAACGGCGAAGGAGGCGACCGTCCTCAACGTCCTTCTTACAACCGTGAAGGTGGTGACCGTCCGTATCGTCCCCGTTTCAATAACGGCGAAGGTGGCGGCTATCGCAGCAACAACGGCGGTGGAGGTTATCGTCCGAGATATAATAACGATCGTCAAGGAGGATATCGTCCTCGTCCGCGTACCGGCGATTATGATCCGAACGCTAAGTATAGCGTAAAGAAACAGATCGAGTACAAGGAACAGTTCGTTGATCCGAATGAACCGATTCGTCTGAATAAGTTCCTGGCTAACGCAGGTGTTTGCTCCCGTCGTGAGGCTGATGAATTTATCACAGCAGGTGTGGTTTCTGTAAACGGTGAAGTGGTAACGGAATTGGGTACGAAGATCAAACGTTCGGATGTGGTTAAGTTCCACGACGAACCGGTAAGCATCGAACGCAAGGTATACGTATTGCTGAATAAACCGAAAGATACCGTTACTACATCGGACGATCCGCAGGAACGCCGTACAGTAATGGATTTGGTGAAAGGCGCTTGCAACGAACGTATTTATCCGGTAGGACGTCTGGACCGTAACACGACTGGTGTACTGTTACTGACGAATGACGGTGATCTGGCTTCCAAGCTGACACACCCGAAATTCCTGAAGAAGAAAATTTATCATGTTCATCTGGACAAGAACCTGACTAAAGCAGATATGGAGCAGATTGCAGCTGGTATCCAGTTGGAAGATGGCGAAATCCATGCAGATGCGATCAGCTATACAGATGATTTCAAGAAAGACCAGGTAGGTATCGAAATTCACTCCGGTAAGAACCGTATCGTTCGCCGTATTTTCGAATCACTGGGTTATAAAGTAGTAAAACTCGACCGTGTGTTCTTCGCCGGACTGACCAAAAAAGGTCTGCGTCGCGGAGACTGGCGTTACCTGTCGGAAGCAGAAGTAAACTATCTCCGCATGGGTTCGTTTGAATAA
- the asnS gene encoding asparagine--tRNA ligase, translated as MEKIGRTKIVDLLKRTDIGAMVNVKGWVRTRRGSKQVNFIALNDGSTINNLQIVVDLANFDEEMLKLITTGACISVNGEMVESVGSGQKVEVQAREIEVLGTCDNTYPLQKKGHSMEFLREIAHLRPRTNTFGAVFRIRHNMAIAIHKFFHEKGFFYFHTPIITASDCEGAGQMFQVTTMNLYDLKKDERGSISYEDDFFGKQASLTVSGQLEGELAATALGAIYTFGPTFRAENSNTPRHLAEFWMIEPEVAFNDITDNMDLAEEFIKYCVKWALDNCADDVKFLNDMFDKGLIERLQGVLKDDFVRLPYTDGIKILEEAVAKGHKFEFPVYWGVDLASEHERFLVEEHFKRPVILTDYPKEIKAFYMKQNEDGKTVRAMDVLFPKIGEIIGGSEREADYNKLMTRIEEMHIPMKDMWWYLDTRKFGTCPHSGFGLGFERLLLFVTGMANIRDVIPFPRTPRNADF; from the coding sequence ATGGAAAAGATTGGTAGAACAAAAATTGTTGATCTGTTGAAGCGCACGGATATTGGCGCTATGGTCAATGTGAAAGGATGGGTTCGCACCCGTAGAGGTAGCAAACAAGTAAACTTTATCGCACTGAATGACGGTTCTACAATAAATAATTTGCAGATCGTAGTAGATTTGGCTAATTTCGATGAAGAGATGCTGAAACTGATTACTACCGGCGCTTGTATCAGCGTGAACGGAGAAATGGTAGAATCAGTGGGTTCCGGACAGAAAGTGGAAGTACAGGCTCGTGAAATCGAAGTGCTGGGTACTTGTGATAATACATATCCATTACAGAAGAAAGGCCATTCTATGGAATTCTTGCGCGAGATTGCTCACTTGCGTCCGCGTACCAATACATTCGGTGCAGTGTTCCGCATCCGTCACAACATGGCGATTGCTATTCACAAGTTCTTCCATGAAAAAGGCTTCTTCTATTTCCATACGCCGATCATTACGGCTTCCGATTGTGAAGGTGCCGGACAGATGTTCCAGGTGACTACCATGAACCTGTATGACTTGAAGAAAGACGAGAGAGGTTCTATCTCTTATGAAGATGATTTCTTCGGTAAGCAGGCAAGTCTGACTGTTTCCGGTCAGCTGGAAGGTGAACTGGCAGCTACTGCTTTGGGAGCTATCTACACATTCGGTCCTACGTTCCGTGCCGAAAACTCCAACACTCCCCGCCACTTGGCAGAGTTCTGGATGATTGAGCCGGAAGTTGCTTTCAACGACATTACAGACAACATGGACTTGGCAGAAGAGTTCATCAAATATTGTGTGAAATGGGCGTTGGATAACTGTGCGGATGATGTGAAGTTCCTGAACGATATGTTCGACAAAGGCTTGATTGAGCGTCTGCAAGGTGTATTGAAAGACGATTTCGTACGTTTGCCTTATACAGACGGTATCAAGATTCTTGAAGAAGCTGTTGCGAAAGGACATAAGTTCGAATTCCCGGTTTACTGGGGCGTGGACCTGGCTTCCGAACACGAACGTTTCTTAGTGGAAGAACACTTCAAACGTCCGGTGATTCTGACTGATTATCCGAAGGAAATCAAGGCCTTCTATATGAAGCAGAACGAAGACGGTAAGACAGTGCGTGCCATGGACGTTCTTTTCCCGAAAATCGGTGAAATTATCGGTGGTTCCGAACGTGAAGCCGACTATAACAAGCTGATGACCCGTATTGAAGAAATGCACATCCCGATGAAAGATATGTGGTGGTATTTGGATACCCGTAAGTTCGGTACTTGTCCTCACTCCGGTTTCGGATTAGGATTCGAACGTCTGTTATTGTTTGTAACAGGTATGGCGAATATCCGTGACGTGATACCGTTCCCGCGTACACCAAGAAATGCTGATTTCTAA
- a CDS encoding DUF4488 domain-containing protein: MKKLYFFTMLSIMLLAVTGAMAQKKTKFKAADLKGIWQLCHYVSESPDVPGALKPSNTFKVLSDDGRIVNFTIIPGADAIITGYGTYKQLTDDSYKESIEKNIHLPMLDNQDNILEFEIKDNDYLHLKYFIKSDLNGNELNTWYYETWKRVEMPAKFPEDIVR; this comes from the coding sequence ATGAAAAAGCTCTATTTCTTTACCATGCTTTCAATAATGTTGTTAGCGGTAACAGGTGCGATGGCCCAGAAGAAAACCAAATTCAAAGCGGCCGATTTGAAAGGTATTTGGCAGCTCTGCCATTATGTGTCGGAATCTCCCGATGTTCCGGGAGCGTTGAAACCCAGTAATACATTTAAAGTATTGAGTGATGACGGGCGGATTGTGAACTTTACCATTATCCCTGGTGCGGATGCGATTATTACGGGGTATGGTACGTACAAACAACTCACGGACGATTCTTATAAGGAAAGTATCGAGAAGAACATTCATCTCCCGATGCTGGATAATCAGGATAATATTTTGGAATTTGAGATTAAAGATAATGATTATCTCCATCTGAAATATTTTATCAAGAGTGATTTGAATGGAAATGAGTTGAACACCTGGTATTATGAAACCTGGAAGAGGGTGGAGATGCCGGCTAAATTTCCGGAAGATATTGTGAGATAA
- a CDS encoding leucine-rich repeat domain-containing protein, translated as MVAVYNKKNKSNYLQQTNYKHMKNRLLHLLGKVLLLSLLTTACHKETAQPDPAPDKLNYELYENVCTDLSTYVKTYEEKEYDALIRYAEAIPGVDSTQVIDSILYVYTQGGYEWFYDMYGLSVAAPADYSIDPAQLQAELDSLRIAWGDSIVTEENSSAPVSPDKASDNLSRSITSNSVGSSDVILKRKNILYWDPWPDYDGKKIHLFSELLHSCEKKFGITCTIKTEATPEVIRSFGNYDLVLIRTHGTKATNGPNGLSAENGLLSVPISSNAFQDFLSKRQASFGVIQYTYDGEYIGAKKEGIGLSKAVFDNLLPDLGNTIIWTCMCHSTHSGFFEATMDKNVPVFFGANQLCDITGPYECLKRFLPKFYLGASARDAFNGEADYRASRYKSYVYDYPKGSLLGYSFSGYGTRNDRIYCWGVKPKSWSDHLNDFIDCVKAYFRAPVEKITNKDYETGIYLMNTETNEADYIAFTENNTTISDYKEYDKMVASGTLNIAVPTLKPKSSYKYWTYLKDDDGITLSDNFCTFTTPSNNFIQMQYQVVAKELTRICTSADAFLGDSKFKIIGVDYGEGTGLEKFEISHWFKTSGLHTVRIYYDGQMTGFRDFGSDDYPLSPFYECSALASITIPKGVTTIGEGAFYYCHNLNSITIPNSVTRIGKRAFQKCHALSSITIPENVTKIEGQTFENCTALISITIPRNVTEIGGFAFYSCKALTSVTIQEGVTRIGAMAFGDCRALTSVTIPQSVMEIGQWAFSNDQLTVKCLPTSPPSPSSPAPFTLKKLYVPASSVDSYKKAWEGAYKDIIFPL; from the coding sequence ATGGTAGCGGTTTATAATAAAAAAAATAAATCAAACTATTTACAACAAACAAACTATAAGCACATGAAAAATAGACTATTACATCTCCTTGGAAAAGTATTATTACTATCCCTGTTGACAACTGCTTGCCACAAAGAGACAGCCCAACCCGACCCAGCACCAGACAAACTAAATTATGAACTTTACGAGAATGTTTGTACTGATTTGAGTACCTATGTTAAGACCTACGAAGAGAAAGAGTATGATGCCCTGATCCGCTATGCAGAAGCGATTCCAGGCGTGGACTCGACACAAGTCATCGACAGCATCCTTTATGTCTACACTCAAGGCGGTTACGAGTGGTTCTATGACATGTATGGCTTGTCTGTAGCCGCACCAGCTGATTATTCTATTGACCCAGCGCAATTACAAGCCGAACTAGACTCTCTACGTATCGCCTGGGGGGATTCGATAGTTACAGAAGAAAACTCTTCCGCTCCTGTTTCACCCGATAAGGCTTCCGATAATCTCTCACGATCAATAACCAGCAATAGCGTCGGAAGTTCCGATGTAATCCTAAAACGCAAAAACATCCTCTATTGGGATCCTTGGCCAGATTACGATGGCAAAAAGATTCATCTTTTTTCTGAATTATTACACTCGTGTGAAAAGAAATTCGGAATAACATGTACTATAAAAACTGAAGCCACTCCAGAAGTTATTCGAAGTTTTGGTAATTACGATTTAGTGTTAATCCGGACTCATGGAACCAAGGCAACTAATGGCCCCAATGGCTTATCCGCAGAGAACGGCCTTTTATCAGTTCCTATTTCTAGTAATGCATTTCAGGATTTCCTATCGAAGAGACAAGCATCGTTTGGAGTGATACAGTATACATACGATGGGGAGTATATTGGTGCAAAAAAAGAAGGCATTGGTTTAAGCAAAGCGGTTTTTGACAATTTATTGCCTGATCTAGGTAACACCATTATTTGGACATGCATGTGCCACTCAACACACTCAGGTTTTTTCGAAGCAACTATGGATAAAAATGTACCGGTATTTTTTGGCGCAAATCAATTATGCGACATAACAGGTCCCTATGAGTGTCTGAAAAGGTTTCTACCCAAGTTTTATCTAGGAGCTAGTGCACGGGATGCGTTTAATGGAGAGGCAGATTACAGAGCATCAAGATACAAATCTTACGTATATGATTATCCGAAAGGCAGTCTACTAGGCTATAGTTTTTCGGGTTATGGAACTAGAAACGACCGCATTTATTGTTGGGGAGTAAAACCAAAATCATGGTCTGACCATTTGAATGATTTTATCGACTGTGTTAAAGCTTATTTCAGAGCACCTGTTGAAAAAATAACCAACAAGGATTACGAAACCGGAATCTATCTGATGAATACCGAAACAAATGAAGCCGATTACATCGCATTTACTGAAAACAACACAACAATATCTGATTATAAGGAATATGACAAGATGGTCGCTTCGGGGACACTGAACATAGCCGTACCGACATTAAAACCGAAGAGCAGTTATAAATATTGGACTTATCTCAAAGACGACGACGGAATTACTTTGTCGGACAACTTCTGCACGTTCACCACACCCAGCAACAATTTTATCCAAATGCAATACCAAGTTGTAGCTAAAGAATTAACAAGAATTTGCACATCAGCCGACGCATTTTTAGGCGATTCAAAATTCAAGATCATAGGTGTGGATTACGGAGAAGGAACAGGTCTGGAGAAATTCGAGATATCACACTGGTTCAAGACTAGCGGTTTGCATACAGTCAGAATCTATTATGATGGACAAATGACTGGTTTTAGAGATTTTGGGAGTGACGACTACCCGCTAAGCCCATTTTATGAGTGTTCAGCTTTGGCCTCCATCACAATTCCGAAAGGAGTGACAACGATAGGTGAAGGAGCTTTTTATTACTGTCATAACTTGAACTCTATCACGATTCCAAATAGTGTAACCCGGATCGGGAAACGCGCATTTCAGAAGTGCCATGCCTTGTCCTCTATTACTATTCCAGAAAATGTAACAAAGATAGAAGGACAGACATTCGAAAATTGTACTGCTTTGATTTCCATCACGATTCCGAGAAACGTAACAGAAATAGGGGGTTTTGCATTCTACAGTTGTAAAGCTTTGACTTCCGTTACCATACAGGAAGGAGTGACGCGAATAGGAGCAATGGCATTTGGTGATTGTCGTGCATTGACCTCCGTTACAATTCCCCAAAGCGTGATGGAAATTGGACAATGGGCATTCAGTAACGACCAACTGACTGTGAAATGTTTACCAACATCACCTCCTTCTCCTTCTTCACCAGCTCCATTCACACTAAAGAAACTCTATGTACCGGCCAGTTCCGTTGACTCATATAAAAAAGCTTGGGAAGGCGCTTATAAAGATATAATCTTCCCCTTATAA
- a CDS encoding transposase gives MEELKKKYTPYTESERMSYIREYLSTSETKSQFAKRTGICRRLLILWLDKYHINDKVMSTEQPSLRKDSDESLNELEKELAALRAENRKLQRALQEESLRHEACEELINLAESTYHIKVRKNSDAK, from the coding sequence ATGGAAGAATTAAAAAAGAAGTACACTCCTTACACAGAATCTGAACGAATGTCTTATATTCGTGAGTATTTATCGACTTCCGAAACGAAGTCTCAGTTTGCCAAGCGTACGGGTATTTGCCGTCGTTTGCTGATTCTTTGGCTTGATAAGTATCATATAAATGATAAAGTTATGAGTACAGAACAACCCTCTTTAAGAAAAGACTCTGATGAGTCTCTCAATGAACTGGAGAAAGAACTCGCTGCATTGCGTGCCGAAAACCGCAAACTTCAGCGTGCCCTTCAGGAGGAAAGTCTTCGTCATGAAGCTTGTGAGGAATTGATTAATCTTGCGGAGTCAACCTATCACATCAAGGTTCGAAAAAACTCCGATGCCAAGTAA
- a CDS encoding IS3 family transposase: protein MRGSLQFLCDYFGITRQGYYKHVNRKMEIDILTSSIVLYCNELRKLMPKAGMRELYACCLRKFGVRMVIGRDQCYNIFRANGLCQRVRRVRPKTTNSNHNYYIYPDLLNVTPKFVTDTFGSMVVADITYVATCQGWAYLSLLTDAGSRAIVGYALCKTLEAEGPLKALRMAMDFYNRYNVDLNNLIHHSDRGVQYCSNLYVGMLKKHHINISMTQCGDPLHNALAERMNNTIKNGWLFDCTDDSFEQLDKRIADAIYAYNYVRPHQGIQMRTPMEYIRKCSGKVAEVPLVGTGAPAPILMDYASEF, encoded by the coding sequence ATGCGCGGCAGTCTGCAGTTCCTCTGTGATTACTTCGGCATAACCAGACAAGGTTATTATAAGCATGTCAACAGAAAAATGGAAATAGACATCCTCACATCAAGCATTGTGTTGTATTGTAATGAGTTACGTAAACTTATGCCCAAGGCTGGTATGCGTGAACTCTATGCATGCTGCCTTCGCAAGTTTGGTGTCAGGATGGTCATTGGACGTGATCAATGCTATAATATTTTTCGTGCCAATGGCCTTTGTCAACGTGTCAGACGTGTGAGGCCAAAGACTACAAATTCTAATCATAATTATTACATTTATCCAGACCTGCTGAATGTCACGCCTAAATTTGTAACTGACACATTCGGTTCAATGGTTGTAGCGGATATAACCTATGTTGCCACGTGCCAGGGATGGGCTTACCTGTCCCTTCTTACCGATGCGGGCAGTCGGGCCATAGTCGGATATGCCCTGTGCAAAACACTCGAAGCGGAAGGTCCTTTAAAGGCACTTAGGATGGCTATGGACTTTTATAACAGATACAATGTTGATTTGAATAATCTGATACACCATTCTGACCGGGGAGTGCAATACTGCTCAAACCTGTATGTAGGTATGCTCAAGAAACATCATATTAATATCAGTATGACTCAGTGTGGGGATCCGCTACATAATGCTCTGGCTGAACGGATGAATAACACGATCAAGAATGGGTGGCTTTTTGACTGTACAGATGACAGCTTTGAACAATTGGATAAACGTATAGCCGATGCCATATATGCATACAATTATGTTAGACCGCATCAAGGCATACAAATGAGAACTCCGATGGAATATATTCGTAAATGCAGTGGAAAGGTAGCTGAAGTCCCGCTCGTCGGGACGGGTGCTCCCGCCCCTATTCTTATGGATTACGCAAGCGAATTTTGA
- a CDS encoding IS110 family transposase produces MKVFYLGVDVSKKKLDLCLRSNGKDILYDVIPNDLSSIKSWLTRTFEKFFLSEDSLVVCAEHTGQYTYPLVCATKSIGVYLCLEDAAKIKYCHGIPRGKNDKIDACRIAMYAERYNDCLQPYTASELIIQKLKNLSTERSMLVADRAKYQSQLKDQVDYMEHSIYIAKCNRVEGIINTFTDYIAQIDLEIKELINQAPVIAHQMDLLMSVDGVGERVALKMIMETDAFTSFTDPRKFCCHAGVVPFVYVSGSSQRSKNRVSNRADKSIKHLLHMAALSVSQVKNSPLKKYYDRKVEEGKNKMSVLNAVRAKLVTIMFAVIRTDAFFSRNYQNSLA; encoded by the coding sequence ATGAAAGTTTTTTATTTAGGAGTTGATGTGAGTAAGAAAAAATTGGATTTATGTTTAAGGAGTAACGGTAAGGACATCCTTTATGATGTTATTCCTAATGATCTATCCTCTATTAAATCTTGGTTAACAAGAACGTTTGAGAAATTTTTCCTCTCTGAGGACAGTTTGGTTGTCTGTGCGGAACATACAGGGCAATATACCTATCCTTTGGTCTGTGCAACAAAAAGTATAGGAGTCTACTTATGTTTGGAAGATGCAGCTAAAATAAAATATTGTCATGGAATACCTCGTGGCAAAAATGATAAAATAGATGCCTGCCGAATAGCAATGTATGCAGAAAGATATAATGATTGCCTACAACCGTATACCGCATCAGAGCTTATAATACAAAAACTCAAAAACTTATCAACAGAACGCAGTATGCTTGTTGCAGATAGGGCTAAATATCAATCCCAGCTAAAAGATCAGGTAGACTATATGGAACACTCAATATATATTGCTAAATGCAATAGAGTTGAAGGGATTATCAATACATTTACGGATTACATAGCACAAATAGACCTTGAAATAAAAGAACTTATAAATCAGGCACCTGTCATTGCTCATCAAATGGATTTACTCATGTCTGTGGATGGAGTTGGGGAACGTGTTGCACTGAAGATGATCATGGAAACAGATGCTTTCACTTCTTTTACTGATCCCAGGAAGTTTTGCTGTCATGCAGGAGTTGTTCCGTTCGTCTATGTGTCAGGAAGTAGCCAACGTTCTAAAAATAGAGTATCTAATAGGGCTGACAAGAGCATCAAGCATTTGCTACATATGGCGGCACTATCTGTTTCACAAGTGAAAAATAGTCCATTGAAGAAATATTATGACAGAAAGGTCGAAGAGGGAAAAAATAAGATGTCGGTTCTGAATGCAGTTAGAGCGAAATTAGTTACGATTATGTTCGCTGTAATTAGGACGGATGCTTTTTTTTCGAGAAATTATCAAAATTCGCTTGCGTAA
- the rplM gene encoding 50S ribosomal protein L13, translated as MDTLSYKTISANKATVTKEWVIVDATDQTLGRLGAKVAKLLRGKYKPNFTPHVDCGDNVIIINADKVKLTGNKWNDRVYLSYTGYPGGQREMTPARLITKPNGEERLLKKVVKGMLPKNILGAKLLNNLYVYAGSEHKQAAQNPKMIDINSYK; from the coding sequence GTGGATACTTTAAGTTACAAGACCATTTCTGCAAACAAAGCGACTGTAACCAAAGAATGGGTTATCGTTGACGCTACAGACCAGACTTTAGGTCGTCTGGGAGCAAAAGTTGCAAAATTGCTGAGAGGAAAGTACAAACCAAACTTTACTCCTCACGTAGACTGCGGTGATAACGTTATTATCATCAATGCAGACAAAGTAAAACTGACTGGTAACAAATGGAATGACAGAGTATATTTGTCATATACTGGTTATCCTGGTGGCCAGAGAGAAATGACTCCTGCCCGTTTGATTACAAAACCGAACGGTGAAGAGAGATTACTGAAAAAAGTAGTGAAGGGCATGCTTCCTAAGAACATTCTGGGAGCTAAATTGCTGAACAACTTGTATGTTTACGCTGGTAGCGAACACAAACAGGCTGCACAGAACCCGAAAATGATTGATATTAATTCATATAAATAA